Genomic window (Dyadobacter fanqingshengii):
AAGGAGAATATTCGCTGGTAACTGATAAAGGCGACACGATTGGATATGCACTTAGAAGCAAGTTGAATGTGAAGCCTGTTTTTATATCGCCCGGACACAAAATGAGTCTTAAAGACAGTATGGACATTACTTTGCAATGTCTTGGGAAACACCGGCTTCCGGAACCCACCCGCAGGGCGCATGAGTTTGTGAACAGGTTCCGGATCGGCGAATTGAAAGAAGGCTTTCACGAGTTGGAACAGTAAAGCCTGTTCTGGCCTATTTAAATGTTTTATCGATCTCGTCTAAAAGATAGGTTTTGGAGTCGGAATCGTATTCCCAGAACATCACGCCTGCTAACTTTTTGTCCAACACATATTTACATTTTTCCCGGACAGACTGCTCGTCGTCGTAGCTTAACACATCACCTGTTTTCGCATTGAGCAGATAAGGCGCTTTTGCAACTTCATCCCGGTATTCTTTGAAACCGTTTTTGTTGACCATGCTATCCTTGATCATTGTGTAACCATCCACATATTTTTGGGAAATCTGTTTTTGGCCAAGGCCTTTATCCAGCTTCGCAACCCTGAACATGCGTCCGTAAAACGGAAGGCCTACAACAAGTTTGTTCATCGGAACGCCTTCTGCCGAAAATGCTTTCACTGCATTATCCACAGAATGACTTGCTTTATAAATGTCAGAGTTATACAAAGCGGCGTGATGCACCGCAGTATCACCCTGGAAAAGGTCGTAAGTCATCATATTCACATAATCCAGATAAGCCGCGGCTTTGCCCATTTCAACCACTTTCAGAAAGGACGTGAAGCCCGGAACAGCCGTGGTAAGCAGCTTTTTCTTGCCCGATTCTTTTTCAAAAACATCCAGTTCTTTGCGGATTGCTTCGAACATTAATGTGAAATTCTGCTTATCCTCGGGTCGGTAAACGTTGCCGTCTTCGCCAGGCATGCCGGGATATTCCCAGTCAATGTCCACGCCGTCGAGGTCGTATTTTTTAATAATGTCAACAGAACTCGCTGCGAAGACTTTCCGGGAAGCTTCTGTTAAGACGGCGTCAGAGAAATTTTCACTCCATGTCCAGCCGCCCAGGGAAATCAGGATTTTAAGGTCCGGGTTCTTCTCTTTCAGTAATTTAAGGTTACGGAAGTTAGTGGAATCTGTTTTTTCATTGGTTAAAAAAGCTTTTCCTTTTTGCACATCTACAAATGCATAGTTAATGTGCGTAAGCTTTTCAACTTCAATGCGATCGGTGTTCACAAGCCCGCGGAATCCGCCTACATAACCAATCACAACCGGCTTGGTCGCCGAGCTGTCAGCCGTGGCGGTTTCCTCCTTTTTCTCTTCTGATTTGCAGGCAGTTGTGAGCAACAACGGCGAAAGCACCAGCATTGCCGCAAGGGATGGGAGCAGGGTTTTGGTAAATTTTAAAAAAAGCATGGGATCAGGTTATGGTTGAAGCGATAAAGTAACTATTACTTCAAAACATCTCCTAATATGTTTTTTACTTAGAATAACGGGTCATCCCGCGTGTAGGGTTTCCAGTTTTTGCAAAGCTTTATGCATGTCGACGCCCTTGCCTAATACGCCTTTGAAAAGATCTCCTTTTTCCTCCACGCGTTCCAGCATATTTTTAATAGTAAAATCTTTGGGACTCAATCCATGCTTCACCTCGCTCCATTCCAACGGCGCCGAAACGGTTGCTCCCGGCTTAGGGCGCACGCTATATGCGGATGCGAGCGTCTGCGCGATCCGGTTTTGCAGGAAATCGACGTAAATATGATTCTTCTTGCGCTTGGCCAGTGAGCGTTCCAGTGTCGTGATCTCCGGCAGCCTTTCCGTTACCATTGTGGCCAGGATCTCGGCGAAATCACGGCTTTCGTCATAAGTATATTTTTTGCCAAAAGGAATGTAAACGTGCAGTCCGCGCGAACCGGAGGTTTTGCAAAAGCCGGTCATGCCTGTCTGGTCGATAATGTCCTTAATAACGAGCGCAACGTCCACAACATCCTCGAATGTGTTTTTTTCGGACGGGTCAATGTCCATCACAATGTAATCCGGGTTATCGAGCTTGTTAATGGTCGAATTCCAGGGATTCATTTCTATGCAGCCCATATTGGCAATATAAAGCAGACTTTCGAGATCATTGCACACGAAATAGTTGACCATTTTCCCGGTCGATTCAGCCAGGATTTCCTCTGTCTTGATCCAGTCGGGAATATTGTCTCCCGCATCTTTTTGAAAAAAGCTGGGCTCGTTAATTCCGTTTGGATTACGGCGCAATGAGAGCGGGCGGTTTTTGAGATAGGGCAGAATGTACGGCGCGATAATGCTGTAATATTCCAGCAATTCGCCTTTGGTAATGTTTTCGTCCGGCCAGTAGATCTTGTCCAGATGCGTAAGCTCCGCTTTCTTTTTCATATCAGGATGCTTTACGTTTCGGCGCGCTCAAACTTTCTTTCAACTGGGCCATCAGATCCTTGCTTTTCGAATGCACGATCTTCATTTTCGGTGTCGCCGGTTTTTTGCCTTTGG
Coding sequences:
- the ligD gene encoding non-homologous end-joining DNA ligase, which encodes MKKKAELTHLDKIYWPDENITKGELLEYYSIIAPYILPYLKNRPLSLRRNPNGINEPSFFQKDAGDNIPDWIKTEEILAESTGKMVNYFVCNDLESLLYIANMGCIEMNPWNSTINKLDNPDYIVMDIDPSEKNTFEDVVDVALVIKDIIDQTGMTGFCKTSGSRGLHVYIPFGKKYTYDESRDFAEILATMVTERLPEITTLERSLAKRKKNHIYVDFLQNRIAQTLASAYSVRPKPGATVSAPLEWSEVKHGLSPKDFTIKNMLERVEEKGDLFKGVLGKGVDMHKALQKLETLHAG
- a CDS encoding glycoside hydrolase family 18 protein, which translates into the protein MLFLKFTKTLLPSLAAMLVLSPLLLTTACKSEEKKEETATADSSATKPVVIGYVGGFRGLVNTDRIEVEKLTHINYAFVDVQKGKAFLTNEKTDSTNFRNLKLLKEKNPDLKILISLGGWTWSENFSDAVLTEASRKVFAASSVDIIKKYDLDGVDIDWEYPGMPGEDGNVYRPEDKQNFTLMFEAIRKELDVFEKESGKKKLLTTAVPGFTSFLKVVEMGKAAAYLDYVNMMTYDLFQGDTAVHHAALYNSDIYKASHSVDNAVKAFSAEGVPMNKLVVGLPFYGRMFRVAKLDKGLGQKQISQKYVDGYTMIKDSMVNKNGFKEYRDEVAKAPYLLNAKTGDVLSYDDEQSVREKCKYVLDKKLAGVMFWEYDSDSKTYLLDEIDKTFK